Proteins encoded within one genomic window of Bombina bombina isolate aBomBom1 chromosome 1, aBomBom1.pri, whole genome shotgun sequence:
- the LOC128635621 gene encoding (E3-independent) E2 ubiquitin-conjugating enzyme UBE2O-like has product MADPAGTVPPSSLLGPPPPGTDGCQRLLFSHDLVVGTYRGQTRFGLVRLIHGEDSDSEEDEEVVEEEEASRKKTGSGAGGVGDRGSPGSEPAREASRFGPLRRGYVRVQWYPEGVKQDVRETKLKLEDRSLVPRDVVRRMSTKDSQCGTVIDVNIDCVVKLVGTNCFLHPVNSKDLQHIWVSGENGDPCIIELLFQGIHL; this is encoded by the exons ATGGCGGATCCGGCGGGCACGGTGCCCCCCAGCTCACTTCTAGGGCCTCCCCCACCCGGTACCGACGGCTGCCAGCGCTTGCTATTTTCACACGACTTGGTGGTTGGCACGTACCGAGGTCAGACCCGCTTCGGCCTCGTGCGGCTCATCCACGGAGAGGACTCAGACTCTGAAGAGGATGAGGAGGTTGTGGAGGAAGAGGAGGCTAGTCGTAAGAAGACAGGAAGCGGGGCAGGTGGAGTGGGAGATCGGGGAAGCCCTGGCTCTGAGCCCGCCAGGGAGGCCAGCAGGTTCGGTCCGCTCAGGAGGGGATATGTGCGAGTGCAGTGGTACCCGGAGGGCGTCAAGCAAGACGTCAGGGAAACTAAG TTAAAGCTGGAAGACCGGTCACTTGTGCCCAGAGATGTTGTACGGCGAATGAGCACAAAG GATAGTCAGTGTGGCACTGTGATTGATGTGAATATAGACTGTGTGGTTAAACTAGTGGGAACCAATTGCTTCTTGCACCCAGTCAACAGCAAAGATTTGCAGCACATTTGGGTAAGTGGGGAAAATGGTGACCCCTGTATTATAGAACTGTTGTTTCAGGGGATACATCTATAA